One genomic window of Glycine soja cultivar W05 chromosome 9, ASM419377v2, whole genome shotgun sequence includes the following:
- the LOC114425832 gene encoding protein MAINTENANCE OF MERISTEMS-like: MYDHLNDASQASTRQLDSYITLLQCWIYEHFPTVHTSVVYDEGSPRACRWLTGKAHMTGIKGAPYRRRLDALSVTDVCWMPYGEHRRVRAFDLISSYTNQLRWGQIVVYVRPERVLRQFGYLQTVPPPPICDSLTGDDIDDRWLNFPNHLVPSGELCVVPGQVAADYMEWFFRISHPFVTRTEETGAPRHPPPPHHEEFIEPSIPEVSVATDLSTHSVVHCEGCQGMTQDLGAIAEDLERAINLRMVIEGTDLHDIMTRCLRRARGDTANGSLRPCQRRRID; encoded by the exons ATGTACGACCATCTGAATGATGCGTCGCAGGCCTCTACACGGCAGCTGGACAGTTATATTACACTTCTCCAG TGCTGGATATATGAGCACTTTCCTACAGTGCATACATCCGTCGTTTATGATGAGGGGAGCCCACGGGCCTGCAGGTGGCTTACGGGTAAGGCTCATATGACGGGGATCAAGGGAGCCCCGTATCGGAGACGTTTGGATGCCCTGAGTGTGACTGACGTGTGCTGGATGCCCTATGGTGAGCACCGGCGAGTCAGGGCCTTTGACTTGATATCGTCGTACACCAACCAGCTCAGATGGGGTCAGATTGTGGTGTACGTTCGACCTGAGCGGGTTCTTCGACAGTTTGGCTACCTTCAGACGGTCCCTCCACCGCCGATTTGTGATTCTTTGACGGGTGACGATATAGATGACCGGTGGCTGAATTTTCCAAACCATTTGGTGCCTTCAGGGGAGCTCTGTGTAGTTCCTGGACAAGTGGCGGCAGactacatggagtggttttttCGGATATCGCACCCATTCGTCACGCGGACCGAGGAGACTGGTGCGCCGAGACATCCGCCTCCCCCTCATCATGAGGAGTTCATCGAGCCATCCATCCCCGAGGTTTCAGTCGCGACCGATCTCTCTACGCATTCAGTG GTTCATTGCGAAGGATGTCAGGGGATGACTCAGGATTTAGGAGCGATTGCTGAGGATTTGGAGCGGGCCATCAACCTCAGGATGGTCATTGAGGGCACTGACTTACATGACATCATGACTCGTTGTCTGAGGAGAGCTAGAGGTGACACTGCAAATGGAAGTCTTAGGCCGTGCCAGAGACGCCGCATAGATtag
- the LOC114368311 gene encoding uncharacterized protein LOC114368311, which translates to MNVLSQEEPSSARRKGASGTPAEEVWKVLPRIPTEEASEGSSATRGLGRALEAGRGRGISEDTHEADVPLRCRPTASARRQLVRLCEDVTERPEDVPQFHEDVPHVYDATPEMTGAADAVQTEGVTTDGSLGSPATDEGFPSGPRDPSILTDFGEHERPDLKLISHGRKVDKIGRPAPEIEGLIAGTRLSPLIRCSVIPTDPGLISAFVERWHRETSTFHLPVGELTITLDDMTSLLHLPITGALHTFEPLVTSDAIGLLTELLEVSHEEATFETRQAGGPHVRLGWLRDLYQSQCKTRRWVVAARMYLLHLGPGPGRGFAWGRLH; encoded by the exons ATGAATGTTCTTTCGcaagaagaaccttcttccgcgcGTAGGAAAGGGGCTTCTGGAACTCCCGCGGAAGAAGTGTGGAAGGTTCTTCCGCGGATTCCTACGGAAGAAGCTTCTGAAGGATCTTCCGC aacacgaggtttaggtcgtgcgtTAGAAGCTGGTAGAGGTAGAGGCATTAGTGAGGATACGCATGAGGCTGATGTTCCTCTGCGTTGCAGACCTACTGCTTCAGCACGTAGGCAACTAGTTCGTCTGTGTGAGGACGTGACAGAGAGACCTGAGGATGTGCCTCAGTTTCATGAGGATGTTCCTCATGTGTATGATGCCACCCCAGAGATGACAGGCGCCGCCGATGCTGTTCAGACAGAGGGAGTGACTACTGATGGGAGCTTAGGGTCACCTGCTACAGATGAGGGTTTCCCCAGTGGACCACGCGACCCATCGATTTTGACCGATTTTGGTGAGCAT gaACGACCCGATTTGAAGTTGATCTCCCACGGTAGAAAAGTAGATAAAATTGGGAGACCAGCACCTGAGATCGAAGGGTTGATTGCTGGCACCAGATTGAGTCCACTGATTAGGTGTTCTGTTATCCCCACTGATCCTGGACTCATATCCGCCTTCGTCGAGAGGTGGCATCGCGAGACTAGCACGTTCCACCTGCCAGTAGGCGAGTTGACGATCACGTTGGATGACATGACGTCACTCCTACACCTTCCCATCACTGGCGCGCTGCATACGTTCGAGCCGCTTGTTACTTCAGACGCCATTGGTCTACTGACTGAGCTTCTTGAGGTCAGTCATGAGGAGGCTACATTTGAGACCCGACAGGCTGGTGGGCCTCATGTCCGGTTGGGGTGGCTTCGAGACTTGTATCAGAGCCAGTGCAAGACCAGACGATGGGTTGTAGCAGCCCGCATGTATCTGCTCCACTTG GGACCTGGCCCAGGCAGGGGATTCGCCTGGGGGCGGCTGCATTAG